One Streptomyces lincolnensis genomic region harbors:
- a CDS encoding ABC transporter permease, with protein sequence MNVLNFINAFFSDSAHWKGYDGIPTRLWEHIWYSLLALAIAAGIGLPIGLVTGHTGRGGNALAMIATAARALPSFGLLVLMFIGLGLGLLPVMIPLVILAVPPILVTTYEAVRSVDPSPVDAARGMGMHESRVLLQVELPVALPLILSGLRSAAIQIVSTATIAAYVSLGGLGRYIVDGLYQRNYEKVVGGATLVAVMALATLGLFWIANRVAVSPGVRRSN encoded by the coding sequence GTGAACGTGCTCAACTTCATCAACGCCTTCTTCAGCGACAGCGCCCACTGGAAGGGCTACGACGGCATCCCCACCCGGCTGTGGGAGCACATCTGGTACTCCCTCCTGGCCCTCGCGATCGCGGCCGGGATCGGCCTCCCCATCGGCCTGGTGACCGGACACACCGGCCGCGGCGGCAACGCGCTCGCGATGATCGCCACCGCCGCCCGGGCCCTGCCCAGCTTCGGCCTGCTCGTACTGATGTTCATCGGCCTCGGCCTCGGTCTGCTGCCGGTGATGATCCCGCTGGTGATCCTCGCCGTCCCGCCGATCCTCGTCACCACCTACGAGGCGGTCCGCTCGGTCGACCCCTCCCCGGTGGACGCGGCCCGCGGCATGGGCATGCACGAGTCCCGCGTCCTGCTCCAGGTGGAACTCCCGGTCGCCCTCCCGCTGATCCTCAGCGGCCTGCGCTCGGCGGCCATCCAGATCGTCTCGACGGCCACCATCGCCGCGTACGTCTCCCTCGGCGGCCTCGGCCGCTACATCGTCGACGGCCTCTACCAGCGCAACTACGAGAAGGTCGTCGGCGGCGCCACCCTCGTCGCCGTCATGGCCCTCGCCACCCTCGGCCTGTTCTGGATCGCGAACCGGGTCGCGGTCTCACCGGGGGTGCGCAGGAGCAACTAG
- a CDS encoding DUF742 domain-containing protein: MADGRTPPGAGDPGPDPVGPAPAVRPFLVTAGRVAPSASDRTMPVETQVVATAEGLAELDGLAFEQHDIVAACRRPQSIAEIAARLRLHLNVVRILAEDLRAAGQLTVHVPDTGATHDASVLRRLIEGLRAIPDSRGVLRDTD; this comes from the coding sequence ATGGCGGACGGCCGCACTCCCCCCGGTGCGGGCGACCCGGGCCCCGACCCGGTCGGCCCCGCACCGGCCGTACGGCCGTTCCTGGTCACCGCCGGCCGGGTGGCACCCAGCGCCAGCGACCGGACGATGCCCGTCGAGACCCAGGTGGTGGCCACCGCCGAGGGTCTCGCCGAGCTCGACGGTCTCGCGTTCGAACAGCACGACATCGTCGCCGCCTGCCGTCGGCCGCAGTCCATCGCGGAGATCGCGGCCCGGCTGCGGCTGCACCTGAACGTGGTGCGGATCCTCGCCGAGGACCTGCGCGCGGCGGGGCAGTTGACGGTGCACGTGCCCGACACCGGCGCGACCCACGACGCATCCGTTCTGCGCAGACTCATCGAGGGTCTGCGCGCGATCCCCGACTCCCGAGGGGTACTCCGTGACACCGACTGA
- a CDS encoding roadblock/LC7 domain-containing protein, with the protein MSTSTTGDTPTGGTTPAELQAAAADFTWLLNRFATETAGVVDAIAVSSDGLLIAVSELREPADSERLAAIVSGITSLAAGASGNYGLGGLNKVIIDLEGGHVLVSAIGSGAVLGVVTDKEAKLGNIAYEMTLFANRAGSALSPQLVLELKNNVGAPKKR; encoded by the coding sequence GTGAGCACGTCGACGACAGGTGACACTCCGACGGGAGGCACCACGCCGGCCGAACTGCAGGCCGCCGCGGCCGACTTCACATGGCTGTTGAATCGCTTCGCGACCGAGACGGCGGGTGTCGTGGACGCCATCGCCGTCTCCTCCGACGGCCTCCTCATCGCCGTGTCCGAGCTGCGTGAGCCCGCCGACTCCGAGCGCCTCGCCGCGATCGTCTCGGGCATCACCAGCCTGGCGGCCGGAGCCTCCGGCAACTACGGGCTCGGCGGCCTCAACAAGGTCATCATCGACCTGGAGGGCGGCCACGTCCTGGTCTCCGCGATCGGCAGCGGCGCCGTACTCGGCGTGGTCACCGACAAGGAGGCCAAGCTCGGCAACATCGCCTACGAGATGACGCTGTTCGCCAACCGCGCGGGCAGCGCGCTCAGCCCCCAGCTGGTGCTGGAGCTGAAGAACAACGTCGGCGCCCCGAAGAAGCGCTGA
- a CDS encoding ABC transporter substrate-binding protein: protein MTSTAVHSRSFRNHPVVAAVALAAAAALLAGCGSSDDTSDPLAGEKAEGGTVVVGGNNFPESTLLADIYGEALKAKGVKVEYKLNIGSRETTYGLLKNGSVTVLPEYNGSLLSYLDPKAEQASVAAVNAAAKAKLDSKLTLLESAPAEDKDSVSINAETAKKYKLTAESTLDDLKDIAPEMVIGGSPEFQTRHQGLLGLKSEYGLEFKSFKALDAGGPLTQAALAKNTVQAADIFTTDPTIVRENFVVLKDPKNLFGFANVTPLVYKSGLSKDGVAALNAVSAKLDTKTLLEMDLQVQLENKDPLDVAKAWLKTNGLD from the coding sequence GTGACTTCTACCGCCGTACACAGCAGGTCCTTCAGGAACCATCCCGTCGTGGCCGCCGTCGCGCTCGCCGCGGCCGCGGCCCTGCTGGCGGGTTGTGGTTCCTCCGACGACACCTCCGACCCCCTCGCCGGGGAGAAGGCCGAGGGCGGCACCGTCGTCGTCGGCGGCAACAACTTCCCCGAGTCCACCCTGCTCGCCGACATCTACGGCGAGGCTCTGAAGGCCAAGGGCGTCAAGGTCGAGTACAAGCTCAACATCGGCAGCCGCGAGACCACCTACGGCCTGCTGAAGAACGGCTCCGTGACGGTCCTGCCGGAGTACAACGGCTCGCTGCTGTCCTACCTGGACCCGAAGGCCGAGCAGGCGTCGGTGGCGGCGGTCAACGCCGCCGCGAAGGCCAAGCTGGACTCGAAGCTGACGCTGCTGGAGTCGGCGCCGGCCGAGGACAAGGACTCCGTGAGCATCAACGCGGAGACCGCCAAGAAGTACAAGCTGACCGCCGAGTCCACGCTCGACGATCTCAAGGACATCGCCCCGGAGATGGTCATCGGCGGTTCGCCGGAGTTCCAGACCCGGCACCAGGGCCTGCTGGGCCTGAAGTCCGAGTACGGCCTGGAGTTCAAGTCGTTCAAGGCCCTCGACGCGGGCGGCCCGCTGACCCAGGCGGCGCTGGCGAAGAACACCGTGCAGGCCGCGGACATCTTCACCACGGACCCGACCATCGTCAGGGAGAACTTCGTCGTCCTGAAGGACCCGAAGAACCTCTTCGGCTTCGCGAACGTGACCCCGCTCGTCTACAAGTCCGGCCTCTCCAAGGACGGCGTCGCCGCCCTCAACGCGGTCTCGGCCAAGCTGGACACCAAGACGCTGCTGGAGATGGACCTCCAGGTCCAGCTGGAGAACAAGGACCCGCTCGACGTCGCCAAGGCCTGGCTGAAGACGAACGGCCTGGACTGA
- a CDS encoding ATP-binding cassette domain-containing protein, giving the protein MNPTHPAIEATGLSKAYGEKVVLDGIGLRVPRGTIFSLLGPNGAGKTTTVQILSTLIRADGGTARVAGHDLAAAPQSVRAAIGVTGQFSAVDNLITGEENMLLMADLHHLDRREGRRVAAALLERFDLTEAARKPASTYSGGMRRRLDIAMTLVGSPEVIFLDEPTTGLDPRARHNMWQIIRELVADGVTVFLTTQYLEEADQLADRIAVLNGGRIVAEGTADELKRLVPGGHVRLRFLDPAELARAAALLDVGLRDDEALTLQVPGDGSVPTLRALLDVLDSHAVDVDSLTVHTPDLDDVFFAVTGRPEHEKVRSR; this is encoded by the coding sequence ATGAACCCGACGCATCCGGCCATCGAGGCCACCGGCCTGAGCAAGGCGTACGGCGAGAAGGTCGTCCTGGACGGCATCGGCCTCCGCGTCCCGCGCGGGACGATCTTCTCGCTGCTCGGTCCGAACGGGGCCGGCAAGACCACCACCGTCCAGATCCTCTCCACTCTCATCCGGGCCGACGGCGGCACCGCCCGGGTGGCCGGGCACGACCTGGCCGCCGCACCGCAGTCCGTACGCGCCGCGATCGGGGTCACCGGCCAGTTCTCCGCCGTCGACAACCTGATCACGGGCGAGGAGAACATGCTCCTCATGGCGGACCTGCACCATCTGGACCGCCGTGAGGGCAGGCGGGTCGCCGCCGCGCTCCTGGAGCGTTTCGACCTGACGGAGGCCGCGCGGAAGCCCGCCTCCACCTACTCGGGCGGTATGCGCCGACGCCTCGACATCGCGATGACGCTCGTGGGCTCCCCCGAGGTGATCTTCCTGGACGAGCCGACCACCGGTCTCGACCCGCGCGCCCGCCACAACATGTGGCAGATCATCCGCGAGCTGGTCGCCGACGGGGTCACGGTCTTCCTCACCACCCAGTACCTGGAGGAGGCCGATCAACTCGCCGACCGCATCGCGGTGCTGAACGGCGGCCGGATCGTCGCCGAGGGCACCGCGGACGAACTCAAGCGGCTGGTGCCCGGCGGTCATGTCCGGCTGCGGTTCCTGGACCCGGCCGAACTGGCCCGCGCCGCCGCCCTGCTGGACGTAGGGCTGCGCGACGACGAGGCGCTCACCCTCCAGGTCCCGGGCGACGGCAGTGTCCCCACCCTGCGCGCCCTGCTGGACGTCCTGGACAGCCATGCGGTCGACGTGGACTCCCTCACCGTCCACACCCCCGACCTCGACGACGTCTTCTTCGCGGTCACCGGCCGCCCCGAGCACGAGAAGGTGCGCAGCCGTTGA
- a CDS encoding ATP-binding protein, translated as MSTTEVGAPARPAPRSVRTGIRGFADRWPFRRKLNILVGVPLAVVAALLTYLIVDQVDQARDAAGAARLVRDSAQVAELVDRVETEHQQAVLLSVRYESTGPGWRPSTKDYRTAQAAVDAQVEKVRETFGDRLPATEAQALKEINGLSSLRETVEKAYLPADNIDPAYTNASQGLIDGLGLDHNASLAGTFTGNLLDSLLRADAAHSAFETAVFSARTGDSNALIEFIGAVGSENEYTHQADRFARFASEEQVSELGGIEHNTAQATIDRDYAELQIDPSNLQADTPQEIRRAFTAALDSYPDYRAQSDNRLKITASLIDQIADRADDASSDAAWRATLLLGLALLGFAVWIAFAVLVRRSVVQPVHALTGAARQVAEVAGRELARVADDDAEDDAPPRLHEVPVTAKDEIGDLAAAFNHVQTTASALLERQVHSRRNVAEMFGNVGRRVSNLTTRQLALIDAVERGETDPALLERLYSIDHIAVRLRRNADSLMLLAGIRETVLDSGPTELTNVVRAALGQIEGFQRVQLRAWTDVMVQPDIIGDLTLMVAELVENAVQFSPAGSPVEVMVRTGDGGATVVVADHGLGMSAERLAEENARLIRRERLDVVPTKVLGLFVVGTLARRWEVGVTLSRTPGGGLTAEVAIPSSLLLTMSPVAVASGGSTRGPAVRTSDGALSGAGAGPVSGRAVEAAAAPADTTPADDGPAPPLPRRVPQRDADTTDTADAPAVPQARDGGTVTAPDSGDGDGDGTRTLRRRVRGATLRTTFGADPDQPAVRRAAPSLLDAEAVRTSLDEFEAAVERAHRDTETGNHRRPTFRADEAATGHPATSRDPQTASNPPHQHNHSPEGAEQ; from the coding sequence GTGTCCACGACAGAGGTGGGCGCACCCGCCCGGCCGGCACCACGGTCGGTCCGGACCGGCATCCGGGGTTTCGCCGACCGATGGCCCTTCCGCCGCAAGCTCAACATCCTGGTCGGCGTGCCGCTCGCCGTGGTCGCCGCACTGCTCACCTACCTCATCGTCGACCAGGTCGACCAGGCCCGGGACGCGGCCGGCGCGGCCCGGCTGGTCCGGGACAGCGCACAGGTCGCTGAGCTGGTGGACCGGGTGGAGACCGAGCACCAGCAGGCCGTCCTGCTGTCCGTGCGCTACGAGTCCACCGGCCCCGGCTGGCGACCCTCCACCAAGGACTACCGCACGGCCCAGGCCGCCGTGGACGCCCAGGTCGAGAAGGTGCGCGAGACCTTCGGCGACCGGCTCCCGGCCACCGAGGCGCAGGCGCTCAAGGAGATCAACGGCCTCAGCAGTCTGCGCGAGACCGTCGAGAAGGCCTATCTGCCCGCCGACAACATCGACCCGGCCTACACCAACGCCTCCCAGGGCCTGATCGACGGCCTCGGCCTGGACCACAACGCCTCCCTCGCCGGTACCTTCACCGGCAACCTGCTGGACTCGCTGCTGCGCGCCGACGCCGCCCACAGCGCCTTCGAGACGGCCGTCTTCTCCGCGCGGACCGGGGACAGCAACGCCCTCATCGAGTTCATCGGCGCGGTCGGCTCCGAGAACGAGTACACCCACCAGGCCGACCGCTTCGCCCGGTTCGCGTCCGAGGAGCAGGTCAGCGAGCTGGGGGGCATCGAGCACAACACGGCCCAGGCGACCATCGACCGGGACTACGCCGAGCTCCAGATCGACCCCAGCAACCTCCAGGCCGACACCCCCCAGGAGATCCGCCGGGCCTTCACCGCGGCCCTCGACTCCTACCCCGACTACCGGGCCCAGTCCGACAACCGGCTGAAGATCACCGCCTCGCTCATCGACCAGATCGCCGACCGCGCGGACGACGCCTCCAGCGACGCCGCCTGGCGTGCCACGCTGCTGCTGGGACTCGCCCTGCTCGGCTTCGCCGTGTGGATCGCCTTCGCCGTGCTGGTACGCCGTTCGGTGGTCCAGCCGGTGCACGCCCTCACCGGGGCGGCCCGGCAGGTCGCCGAGGTCGCCGGGCGCGAGCTGGCCCGGGTGGCCGACGACGACGCCGAGGACGACGCGCCGCCCCGGCTGCACGAGGTGCCGGTCACCGCGAAGGACGAGATCGGGGATCTCGCCGCGGCCTTCAACCACGTCCAGACCACCGCGTCCGCGCTGCTGGAACGGCAGGTGCACAGCCGCCGCAACGTCGCCGAGATGTTCGGCAACGTCGGCCGCCGGGTCAGCAACCTCACCACGCGGCAGCTCGCGCTGATCGACGCGGTGGAGCGCGGCGAGACCGATCCCGCGCTGCTGGAGCGGCTCTACTCCATCGACCACATCGCGGTCCGGCTGCGCCGCAACGCCGACAGCCTGATGCTGCTCGCCGGCATCCGCGAGACGGTCCTCGACTCCGGTCCCACCGAGCTCACCAACGTCGTACGGGCCGCCCTCGGCCAGATCGAGGGGTTCCAGCGGGTGCAGCTGCGCGCCTGGACCGACGTCATGGTGCAGCCCGACATCATCGGCGACCTCACGCTGATGGTGGCCGAACTCGTCGAGAACGCCGTGCAGTTCTCCCCCGCGGGCAGCCCCGTCGAGGTGATGGTCAGGACGGGTGACGGCGGTGCGACGGTCGTGGTCGCCGACCACGGTCTCGGCATGAGCGCCGAGCGCCTCGCCGAGGAGAACGCCCGCCTCATCCGCCGCGAACGGCTCGACGTCGTGCCCACCAAGGTCCTCGGCCTCTTCGTCGTCGGCACCCTCGCCCGCCGCTGGGAGGTCGGCGTGACCCTCTCCCGCACTCCCGGAGGCGGCCTCACCGCCGAGGTGGCCATCCCCTCGTCCCTCCTGCTGACGATGAGCCCGGTGGCGGTCGCCTCCGGCGGTTCGACGCGGGGTCCGGCGGTGCGTACGTCCGACGGCGCGCTGTCAGGGGCGGGAGCCGGTCCGGTTTCCGGCCGAGCCGTCGAGGCGGCAGCCGCTCCGGCCGACACGACTCCGGCCGACGACGGGCCCGCTCCGCCGCTGCCGCGCAGGGTGCCCCAGCGCGACGCCGACACGACGGACACGGCCGACGCCCCCGCCGTCCCCCAGGCACGCGACGGCGGGACCGTGACCGCGCCGGACTCCGGTGACGGTGACGGTGACGGGACCCGGACCCTGCGCCGCCGCGTCCGCGGAGCCACCCTGCGGACCACCTTCGGCGCCGACCCCGACCAGCCCGCCGTACGCCGGGCGGCGCCGAGTCTCCTCGACGCGGAGGCCGTCCGGACCTCGCTCGACGAGTTCGAGGCGGCGGTGGAACGCGCCCACCGCGACACCGAGACCGGCAACCACCGACGACCCACGTTCCGCGCCGACGAAGCCGCGACCGGCCACCCGGCCACTTCCCGTGACCCCCAGACCGCATCCAACCCCCCGCACCAGCACAACCACTCCCCGGAAGGAGCGGAGCAGTGA
- a CDS encoding ABC transporter permease: MLRRNLLHARRYPSMTLQVALIPVFLLLLFVFVFGSALGSGTGQGDRTAYLSYLVPGMLLMTAGVGAVPTAVAVCTDMTEGIVARFRTMAISRASILVGHVVGSVIQTMITLVLLVAVAFAIGFRPDASPVEWLAACGLLVLFVLALTWLSVALGLISKTPEGASNAPLPISFLLPFVSSTFVPVDSMPSWIRWFAEYQPFTTVVETVRGLLTGPGIGHNAWMAVAWCVGIAVLGFVWSLRLFDRDTR, translated from the coding sequence ATGCTGCGGCGCAACCTGCTGCACGCCCGCCGCTACCCCTCGATGACGCTCCAGGTCGCGCTGATCCCCGTCTTCCTGTTGCTGCTGTTCGTGTTCGTCTTCGGTTCCGCGCTCGGCTCGGGGACCGGCCAGGGCGACCGCACCGCCTACCTCTCCTACCTGGTCCCCGGCATGCTGCTGATGACCGCGGGCGTGGGGGCCGTGCCGACGGCGGTCGCCGTGTGCACGGACATGACCGAGGGCATCGTGGCCCGATTCCGCACGATGGCGATCTCCCGGGCGTCGATCCTGGTCGGCCATGTGGTCGGCAGCGTCATCCAGACGATGATCACCCTGGTCCTGCTGGTCGCGGTCGCGTTCGCCATCGGCTTCCGTCCCGACGCGAGCCCGGTGGAGTGGCTGGCGGCCTGCGGACTGCTCGTGCTCTTCGTCCTCGCGCTGACCTGGCTCTCGGTCGCCCTGGGGCTGATCAGCAAGACGCCCGAGGGCGCCAGCAACGCTCCCCTGCCGATCTCGTTCCTGCTGCCCTTCGTCAGCAGCACCTTCGTCCCCGTCGACTCGATGCCGTCCTGGATCCGCTGGTTCGCCGAGTACCAGCCGTTCACCACGGTCGTCGAGACCGTGCGCGGACTGCTGACCGGCCCGGGCATCGGCCACAACGCCTGGATGGCCGTGGCGTGGTGCGTGGGGATCGCGGTCCTCGGCTTCGTGTGGTCGCTGCGCCTGTTCGACCGTGACACCCGCTGA
- a CDS encoding cytochrome P450 gives MAAVHLTPELVEHPVGAYAELRSRPGLGHVVLPGLATPVRLVTRHDDVRAALGEPRLVRDRSAIADCELPDPQAELLAQGIEGLPPEYATYLSGHLALFDGDEHARRRGPLTRAFTARRVAALRPFVERTAQQLIEPLAERGRADLLGEFAYPLSTAVICALVGVDAADRDRVCGWIRDFAYGDGGRALEGLGGIVEYTKDLVARRRVEPTDDLVSALLADGGLTDDEIVGVFFLLIDTGITPPALFLAHAVLALLDHPDQLERLRADPELLSRAVPELLRYVTLVRVGATLYATEDFVFAGTRLRRGEAVTVALFAADHDPAAYDVPERLDVTREFGRGDGHLAFGHGPHYCIGAALGRLVTGVVLEELVVRRSAAPELAVDRADVPFGHWPGDGFHLLRLPVRL, from the coding sequence ATGGCCGCCGTGCACCTCACTCCCGAACTCGTCGAGCATCCCGTCGGCGCCTATGCCGAACTCCGCTCCCGTCCCGGCCTCGGCCACGTCGTCCTGCCCGGCCTCGCCACGCCCGTACGCCTGGTCACCCGGCACGACGACGTGCGGGCCGCGCTGGGCGAACCGCGCCTGGTCCGGGACCGCTCGGCCATCGCCGACTGCGAACTGCCCGACCCGCAGGCCGAGTTGCTCGCGCAGGGCATCGAGGGCCTCCCGCCCGAGTACGCCACGTATCTCTCCGGCCATCTGGCCCTGTTCGACGGTGACGAGCACGCCCGTCGGCGCGGCCCGCTCACCCGCGCCTTCACCGCCCGCCGGGTGGCCGCGCTGCGCCCCTTCGTGGAGCGGACGGCACAGCAGTTGATCGAGCCGCTCGCCGAGCGCGGACGGGCCGATCTGCTGGGCGAGTTCGCGTATCCGCTGAGCACGGCCGTCATCTGCGCGCTCGTCGGCGTGGACGCGGCGGACCGGGACCGGGTGTGCGGGTGGATCCGGGACTTCGCGTACGGCGACGGCGGCCGGGCCCTGGAAGGGCTCGGCGGGATCGTGGAGTACACCAAGGACCTGGTGGCCCGGCGCCGTGTCGAGCCGACGGACGACCTGGTGTCGGCGCTCCTCGCGGACGGCGGCCTGACCGACGACGAGATCGTCGGCGTGTTCTTCCTGCTCATCGACACCGGCATCACCCCGCCCGCCCTTTTCCTCGCCCACGCCGTCCTCGCCCTGCTCGACCACCCCGACCAGCTGGAGCGGCTGCGAGCCGACCCGGAGCTGCTGTCCCGCGCGGTCCCCGAACTCCTGCGGTACGTCACGCTGGTGCGCGTCGGCGCCACGCTGTACGCCACCGAGGACTTCGTGTTCGCCGGTACCCGGCTGCGGCGGGGCGAGGCCGTGACGGTGGCGCTGTTCGCCGCCGACCACGATCCGGCCGCCTACGACGTCCCCGAACGCCTCGACGTGACAAGGGAGTTCGGGCGCGGCGACGGCCATCTGGCCTTCGGGCACGGCCCGCACTACTGCATCGGCGCCGCGCTCGGCCGCCTGGTGACCGGTGTGGTCTTGGAGGAGCTTGTCGTACGACGCTCCGCGGCACCGGAGTTGGCCGTGGACCGGGCCGACGTGCCGTTCGGGCACTGGCCCGGCGACGGCTTCCATCTGCTGCGCCTGCCGGTCAGGCTGTGA
- a CDS encoding ABC transporter permease, with translation MNGFFDIPSDLQHSWIGLVGLHLREALLPVLAGLVLALPLAQLCVRFRWLYPPVLWVTTVLYAIPSLAFFVVLIDYTGQSELTVMIPLGVYSLVVLVPAIVDGVRSVPQETLAAAEAMGFGPVRRYVQVQLPIAVPAIIAGLRIAVVSSISLVSVGALIGNQGALGNLLTDALFYHRTELAVNSVLTTAVLAILIDGLLVGLRILLTPWMPSGARPKPKADRPDPAAVALEDVSR, from the coding sequence ATGAACGGCTTCTTCGACATCCCCAGCGACCTCCAGCACAGCTGGATCGGCCTCGTCGGACTGCACCTGAGGGAAGCCCTGCTGCCGGTCCTCGCCGGACTGGTCCTCGCGCTGCCGCTCGCCCAGCTCTGCGTGCGGTTCCGCTGGCTGTACCCGCCGGTGCTGTGGGTGACGACCGTGCTGTACGCGATCCCCTCGCTGGCCTTCTTCGTCGTCCTCATCGACTACACCGGCCAGAGCGAACTCACCGTGATGATCCCGCTGGGCGTCTACAGCCTGGTGGTGCTGGTCCCGGCGATCGTCGACGGGGTGCGGTCCGTGCCGCAGGAGACGCTGGCTGCGGCCGAGGCCATGGGCTTCGGACCCGTCCGCCGGTACGTCCAGGTGCAGTTGCCGATCGCCGTGCCCGCCATCATCGCCGGCCTGCGCATCGCCGTCGTCTCCAGCATCAGCCTCGTCAGCGTCGGCGCCCTGATCGGCAACCAGGGCGCGCTGGGCAACCTGCTCACCGACGCGCTCTTCTACCACCGGACCGAACTCGCCGTGAACTCGGTCCTCACCACGGCCGTCCTCGCGATCCTCATCGACGGACTGCTGGTGGGTCTGCGGATCCTGCTCACGCCCTGGATGCCGAGCGGGGCCCGCCCGAAACCGAAGGCCGACCGTCCCGACCCGGCCGCCGTCGCCCTGGAGGACGTGTCCCGGTGA
- a CDS encoding ABC transporter ATP-binding protein: protein MIRIDAVTKRYPDGTVAVDRLSLEIPDRSITVLVGPSGCGKTTTLRMINRMVEPSEGTILLDGKDIQQQPVNTLRRSMGYVIQNAGLFQHRTIVDNIATVPRMLGWGKDKARARARELMERVGLDAALAKRYPYQLSGGQQQRVGVARALAADPPVLLMDEPFSAVDPVVRKGLQDELLRIQDELGKTIVFVTHDIDEAVKLGTMVAVMRTGGHLAQFAPPAELLSHPADEFVEDFLGADRGIRRLSFFSSAGLDLLTAPIVAVDATAEQITARDTGDAPYLLVTDQGGRPLGWGEPRELAADGVRPADLLPYGRPFVAGTDSLRAALDCAVLSPTGWAVAVDTEGRATGVVSQQAIGEAIRGAHAEGRENARTVPAGGGTDPEVTKVTG, encoded by the coding sequence TTGATACGGATAGATGCAGTCACCAAGCGGTACCCGGACGGCACGGTGGCGGTCGACCGGCTTTCGTTGGAGATACCCGACCGCTCGATCACCGTCCTCGTCGGCCCCTCGGGCTGCGGAAAGACGACGACACTGCGGATGATCAACCGGATGGTCGAGCCGAGCGAGGGCACCATCCTGCTCGACGGCAAGGACATCCAGCAGCAGCCCGTGAACACGCTGCGCCGGTCCATGGGGTACGTCATCCAGAACGCCGGGCTCTTCCAGCACCGCACGATCGTCGACAACATCGCGACCGTGCCCCGCATGCTCGGCTGGGGCAAGGACAAGGCCCGGGCCCGGGCCCGGGAGCTCATGGAGCGGGTGGGCCTCGACGCCGCGCTCGCCAAGCGGTACCCCTATCAGCTCTCCGGCGGCCAGCAGCAGCGCGTCGGAGTCGCGCGGGCGCTCGCCGCCGACCCGCCGGTGCTGCTCATGGACGAGCCGTTCTCGGCCGTCGACCCCGTCGTCCGCAAGGGACTTCAGGACGAACTCCTGCGGATCCAGGACGAGTTGGGCAAGACCATCGTCTTCGTCACCCATGACATCGACGAGGCCGTCAAGCTGGGCACGATGGTCGCCGTGATGCGCACCGGCGGACACCTCGCCCAGTTCGCCCCGCCCGCCGAACTGCTGTCCCACCCCGCGGACGAGTTCGTCGAGGACTTCCTCGGCGCGGACCGCGGCATCCGGCGCCTGTCCTTCTTCTCCTCGGCGGGACTGGACCTGCTCACCGCGCCGATCGTCGCCGTCGACGCCACCGCCGAGCAGATCACCGCCCGCGACACGGGCGACGCCCCCTACCTCCTCGTCACCGACCAGGGCGGCAGGCCGCTCGGCTGGGGCGAGCCGCGGGAGCTGGCCGCCGACGGCGTCCGGCCCGCGGACCTCCTGCCGTACGGCCGCCCGTTCGTGGCCGGGACCGACTCGCTGCGGGCCGCGCTCGACTGCGCCGTCCTCTCGCCGACCGGCTGGGCCGTCGCCGTGGACACCGAGGGGCGGGCGACCGGAGTCGTCTCCCAGCAGGCCATCGGGGAGGCGATCCGCGGCGCCCACGCCGAGGGGCGCGAGAACGCCAGGACCGTCCCGGCCGGGGGCGGCACGGACCCCGAGGTCACCAAGGTCACCGGATGA
- a CDS encoding GTP-binding protein, with protein sequence MTPTEPATRPGGPQAAAVRPPLPVKMVVAGGFGVGKTTAVGSISEIEPLTTEAAITEVAAGVDDLSHTPRKTTTTVAMDFGCITIDPTLKLYLFGTPGQERFGFMWDDIVEGAVGGLVIVDTRRLDDCYAAVDYFEHRRIPFAVAVNAFDGKVEHSLDEVRWALDVNDRVPLLVFDARERGSVRDALLVVLEQALARTQA encoded by the coding sequence GTGACACCGACTGAACCGGCCACCCGGCCCGGGGGCCCGCAGGCCGCCGCCGTACGACCGCCGCTGCCGGTCAAGATGGTGGTCGCGGGCGGCTTCGGGGTGGGCAAGACCACCGCCGTCGGCTCGATCTCCGAGATCGAGCCGCTGACCACCGAGGCGGCCATCACGGAGGTCGCGGCGGGTGTGGACGACCTCAGCCACACCCCGCGCAAGACCACGACCACCGTCGCGATGGACTTCGGCTGCATCACCATCGACCCGACCCTGAAGCTGTACCTGTTCGGCACGCCCGGCCAGGAGCGGTTCGGGTTCATGTGGGACGACATCGTGGAGGGGGCGGTCGGCGGACTCGTCATCGTGGACACCCGCCGCCTCGACGACTGCTACGCGGCCGTCGACTACTTCGAGCACCGCCGGATCCCGTTCGCCGTCGCCGTCAACGCCTTCGACGGCAAGGTGGAGCACTCCCTGGACGAGGTCCGCTGGGCCCTCGACGTCAACGACCGGGTCCCCCTGCTGGTGTTCGACGCCCGCGAGCGCGGCTCGGTCCGCGACGCCCTGCTCGTCGTCCTGGAACAGGCCCTGGCGCGCACGCAGGCGTGA